A window of the Thermodesulfobacteriota bacterium genome harbors these coding sequences:
- a CDS encoding type II secretion system protein GspJ produces MFTASDYTNFSANTETGFTLLEILIAISIFAIIITTIFGSHNLVFSNAKAVEEDMAVYEMAKSCLSRIDDDLGSLHICLPPEYTPVDIDDDEDPFKVKGDTADAGGESFSRLMFASRAHVSLEKSIQEGIARIAYYVQKSDETNYVLRRGDTLYPYEPFEEKKSDPVLCESVKSLVFKYYDQQGSEYDRWDSDSADVGYSTPTAIKITLEIGHEAKFLPFETMIKLPVFRDKIERKS; encoded by the coding sequence CCTCATTGCTATTTCTATCTTTGCCATTATTATAACCACCATATTCGGATCACACAATCTTGTTTTTTCTAATGCTAAAGCTGTTGAAGAAGATATGGCTGTATATGAAATGGCAAAAAGCTGTCTAAGCCGAATAGATGATGATCTTGGATCTTTGCATATATGCCTGCCTCCGGAATACACTCCTGTGGATATCGATGACGATGAAGACCCTTTCAAAGTTAAAGGGGATACAGCAGATGCAGGGGGTGAAAGTTTTTCCCGACTTATGTTTGCCTCCCGCGCCCACGTATCCCTTGAAAAAAGCATTCAAGAAGGAATTGCCCGGATTGCCTATTATGTTCAAAAGTCGGATGAAACAAACTATGTGCTGAGACGGGGGGACACGTTGTACCCCTATGAACCGTTTGAAGAAAAAAAAAGCGATCCGGTGTTGTGTGAAAGTGTCAAATCACTGGTTTTTAAATATTATGACCAACAGGGCAGTGAATATGACAGGTGGGATTCTGATTCAGCGGATGTCGGTTATTCAACCCCCACGGCCATCAAGATCACACTCGAAATAGGTCATGAGGCAAAATTTTTGCCCTTTGAAACCATGATAAAACTGCCTGTATTCAGGGATAAAATTGAACGCAAATCTTAA
- a CDS encoding type II secretion system protein GspK, whose protein sequence is MNANLKIMVRFTGNNKGMALLVTLSVITVLVATSLELNRRARVSVFSAAAARDRHTLSTMASSGINVAMAMLVKDRMDSEIDSIQEDWANPDKINALLLSTSFEDGNVSVKISDELSRIQANALVTFPDSRIFNESQRILWDRFLRLFILPDLFETESNPTAIISSAKDWLDSDDDDAITGLNGAESGYYQDLDPGYPCKNGLFSDMSDLLLVKGILPEFYYGTEETPGISAYMTVYGIESSGDNTFTFKGKININTAELPVLIALMPEGYEDLASLIDEYRRETEGEEYIHDLSSSTWYKKVPGCGDLKINADLITTSSNIFRIESTATLRDMKYSITSVIRREQDKKDKKWKCKVLSRYSS, encoded by the coding sequence TTGAACGCAAATCTTAAAATAATGGTACGTTTTACCGGAAATAACAAAGGAATGGCCCTTCTTGTCACCCTTTCCGTTATAACGGTGTTGGTGGCAACTTCACTGGAATTAAACAGAAGGGCACGCGTATCGGTATTTTCGGCAGCCGCAGCCAGAGACAGACACACCCTGTCAACCATGGCATCTTCCGGCATAAATGTGGCCATGGCGATGCTGGTAAAAGACAGGATGGATTCAGAAATCGATTCTATCCAGGAAGATTGGGCAAACCCTGATAAAATTAACGCTCTCCTGTTGAGCACCTCTTTTGAAGACGGAAATGTTAGCGTAAAAATCAGTGATGAACTCAGCAGAATACAGGCAAACGCCCTGGTGACATTCCCTGACAGCCGGATATTCAATGAATCTCAGCGGATTTTATGGGACAGGTTTCTGCGCCTTTTTATCTTGCCCGACCTTTTTGAAACTGAAAGTAATCCCACTGCGATAATCTCTTCTGCCAAAGACTGGCTTGATTCCGACGATGATGATGCCATTACCGGGTTAAATGGGGCTGAATCGGGATATTACCAGGACCTTGATCCGGGATACCCTTGCAAAAATGGATTGTTCAGCGACATGAGTGATCTGTTGCTGGTAAAAGGTATTTTGCCGGAATTTTATTACGGCACAGAAGAAACACCCGGAATTTCTGCCTATATGACTGTTTACGGCATTGAAAGCTCCGGAGACAATACATTTACCTTTAAAGGTAAGATAAATATCAATACCGCCGAGCTGCCTGTGTTAATTGCGCTTATGCCTGAAGGATACGAAGACCTTGCTTCCCTGATTGACGAATATCGAAGGGAAACCGAAGGAGAGGAATATATTCACGACCTTTCAAGTTCCACCTGGTACAAAAAAGTGCCTGGTTGCGGTGATCTTAAAATCAATGCTGATCTAATAACCACTTCAAGCAATATTTTTCGCATTGAGTCGACCGCAACCCTGCGCGATATGAAATACAGCATTACATCTGTGATCAGACGTGAACAGGATAAAAAAGATAAAAAGTGGAAATGCAAGGTCTTAAGCAGATACAGCTCATAG
- the gspC gene encoding type II secretion system protein GspC, with translation MTSRYFTISNIVLITIAVYFSISGFYQVTSYRLDPVPPPQVIGGRQISGGEDEPSQPLSYYQPIVKRNLFNTNKNADSKPASIKIATLKQTELKLKLWGTVSGLGGQTYAVIEEAKSRQQNLYKMGDAVQNATVKMIFREKVILSVNGQDEVLEIEEMRGRAVARRPPRVIRKSRRQNITLKRSQIERSVENVNELMKQVKIRPHTENGRAAGLMLSSIQRGSIFRRMGLRSGDIITGVNGSSLVSVDDALKLYENLKSSSNMAIDIKRRGRNRTIEYNIE, from the coding sequence ATGACAAGCAGATACTTTACGATATCGAACATCGTGTTAATAACCATTGCCGTTTACTTCAGCATCAGCGGGTTTTACCAAGTGACCAGCTACCGGCTGGATCCTGTTCCTCCTCCCCAGGTAATAGGCGGCAGGCAGATATCAGGCGGGGAAGATGAACCCAGCCAGCCGTTGAGTTATTATCAGCCGATAGTTAAGCGAAATCTTTTTAACACCAATAAAAATGCGGACTCAAAACCGGCTTCGATTAAAATAGCAACACTGAAACAAACAGAGCTGAAGCTGAAACTTTGGGGGACTGTTTCGGGTCTGGGGGGGCAGACCTATGCAGTGATTGAGGAAGCCAAGTCCAGACAGCAAAATCTTTACAAAATGGGAGATGCCGTCCAAAACGCAACGGTTAAGATGATTTTTAGAGAAAAAGTCATATTGAGTGTAAACGGCCAGGATGAAGTTCTGGAAATAGAGGAAATGCGGGGCCGTGCAGTTGCCAGAAGACCTCCCCGCGTGATAAGAAAATCACGCCGACAAAACATCACCTTAAAGCGTTCGCAGATAGAAAGATCGGTTGAAAATGTAAATGAACTAATGAAACAGGTGAAAATCAGACCCCATACTGAAAACGGACGGGCCGCCGGCCTTATGCTATCCAGCATACAGCGGGGATCTATTTTCCGGAGGATGGGGCTTAGAAGCGGAGATATCATAACCGGTGTGAATGGAAGCAGTCTTGTATCGGTGGACGATGCTTTGAAATTATACGAAAATCTAAAATCGTCTTCCAATATGGCCATAGACATCAAAAGAAGGGGCCGAAATAGAACCATAGAATATAATATTGAATAA
- the gspM gene encoding type II secretion system protein GspM — translation MNLDKLKNLNQREKYAVYAASVLIALFIVIQFIIFPLINKRDRLTRTLQAQRKTLEEMRLLQSEYGTIRETARLSKKRFEARKKDFTLFSFLDRLADKSGIKNHISYMKPSTSDMGKNGFKVSKVEMKLQGITLKQLTSYLHGVETSRNVVSITRISIVKTGGKERYINAILQIETAEI, via the coding sequence ATGAATCTGGATAAACTTAAAAATTTAAATCAGCGTGAAAAGTATGCGGTTTATGCGGCATCGGTTTTAATCGCGCTCTTTATTGTTATACAGTTTATTATTTTTCCGCTTATCAATAAAAGAGATCGTCTGACCAGAACGCTTCAGGCTCAAAGGAAAACGCTTGAAGAGATGCGTCTGCTTCAATCCGAATATGGTACAATCAGGGAAACGGCCAGGTTATCCAAAAAACGCTTTGAGGCAAGGAAAAAAGATTTCACGCTTTTTTCCTTTCTCGACAGACTTGCTGATAAATCGGGGATTAAAAATCATATCTCCTATATGAAACCTTCGACATCTGACATGGGAAAAAACGGATTTAAGGTTTCAAAAGTTGAAATGAAGCTTCAAGGTATCACCTTAAAACAGCTTACCTCTTATTTGCATGGGGTTGAAACGTCCAGAAATGTGGTGAGCATAACGAGAATTTCGATCGTAAAAACAGGTGGTAAAGAAAGATACATAAATGCCATACTGCAGATCGAAACTGCCGAAATATGA
- the pilM gene encoding pilus assembly protein PilM: MNRKTLGLDIRHHAVSYVLLNKGSKSVQIEAYDIVSLSEQKESKDTLAGAVKKIVEKIDATGCTCVASFPANQALFRNIRVPFTNKKKIIQILPYELEPTLPFAVEDMAIDFHTITISENAGHTDLIAAGIKKVILEEYIDTLASFRIEPEIITIGGYYPTLCLAKSAHTPENWLFADIEVDKATLFAVASNRISLIRSFPVPANTSSAIKSIGINIQRTTDAFSELFNTDFMPEEIRATGPGCIQLNFEKQLSDLLNVPVHRIELFREIDSGIENYAASSFNFAKLDNALALALNEDKGNDRLNFHKDSFVVNEFLARHKTSLVKTGALAGVVLALALLNFILNFYFINNKISHLNHQITDIFKTTFPEVTKIVDPLQQMKVKINEAKKSTFFPSETTKYIRSIDVLNEISKRIPDKLDVDFTRLVISPENVMVSGITDTFNSADEIKSRLEESKLFQKVIITSTSKEKSGTRIRFKLKVVL, encoded by the coding sequence ATGAACCGGAAAACTCTCGGACTTGATATACGTCACCACGCGGTATCTTATGTTCTTTTAAACAAAGGCAGCAAATCTGTTCAGATAGAGGCTTATGATATTGTTTCGCTATCTGAACAAAAAGAGTCCAAAGACACTCTGGCTGGTGCTGTTAAAAAAATTGTCGAAAAGATCGACGCAACCGGCTGTACATGTGTGGCTTCTTTTCCGGCCAATCAGGCATTGTTTAGAAATATCCGAGTTCCCTTTACCAATAAGAAAAAAATTATTCAGATTCTTCCTTATGAGTTGGAGCCGACACTCCCGTTTGCGGTGGAGGATATGGCAATCGATTTTCACACCATAACTATTTCAGAAAATGCCGGTCATACCGATCTTATCGCTGCCGGCATTAAAAAAGTCATTCTGGAGGAATACATCGACACGCTGGCATCGTTCAGGATCGAACCTGAAATCATAACGATCGGCGGTTATTACCCGACTCTTTGCCTGGCGAAGTCTGCCCATACTCCTGAAAATTGGCTTTTTGCAGACATTGAAGTCGATAAAGCCACTTTATTTGCCGTTGCATCGAATCGGATATCCCTTATTCGCAGCTTTCCGGTTCCTGCAAATACTTCTTCTGCCATAAAATCAATTGGCATCAACATCCAGCGAACCACAGATGCATTTTCAGAGCTTTTTAATACCGACTTTATGCCGGAGGAAATCCGAGCAACCGGCCCGGGCTGCATTCAGCTTAATTTTGAAAAACAGCTGTCAGATCTGCTCAATGTTCCCGTCCATCGAATAGAGCTTTTTCGGGAAATCGATAGTGGAATTGAAAATTACGCTGCGAGTTCTTTCAACTTTGCCAAGCTTGACAATGCACTGGCGCTTGCACTTAATGAAGACAAAGGAAACGACAGGCTTAATTTCCATAAAGACAGTTTTGTGGTTAACGAATTTTTAGCCAGACACAAAACCAGCCTGGTAAAAACAGGTGCTCTGGCCGGAGTGGTATTGGCGCTTGCTTTGTTAAATTTCATACTCAACTTTTATTTCATTAATAATAAAATAAGCCATCTAAACCACCAGATCACCGATATTTTTAAAACCACTTTTCCGGAAGTCACCAAAATAGTCGATCCATTGCAACAGATGAAGGTAAAAATAAATGAGGCGAAAAAAAGTACCTTCTTTCCGTCGGAAACAACCAAATACATTCGCAGTATTGATGTGTTAAATGAAATTAGCAAAAGAATTCCGGACAAGCTGGATGTCGATTTTACCAGGCTGGTCATCAGCCCTGAAAACGTTATGGTGTCAGGGATTACAGATACTTTTAACTCTGCAGATGAAATAAAGAGTCGACTCGAGGAATCGAAGCTTTTTCAAAAAGTGATTATTACCTCTACCAGCAAAGAAAAATCAGGGACCCGTATCCGTTTCAAACTCAAGGTTGTTTTATGA
- the gspN gene encoding type II secretion system protein GspN → MNKTKKILLYISYIIAALIFFLYILFPSDTVKTYIEHQLSGIHPDVSISINTISPAFPPGVRLNNVSFYYIRSLLLDAETIKIVPGFLSLLSSKKAFSFKGVAGDGIIKGRGNIGDNAGHIKIDADLTGIQLKDIPAVQIPAGSNKEIYKISGILDGKVTYSNNKGSDRIMEATLGISDCNIKFNKPVFNHGTFTFNKIEADLTTVNKRLQLKSCIIEGHQINANISGSAVVKKSFGSSVLNLKGKIELKPFFFESMKENLLASLFPEKMSGSRSFSFKVGGTIDHPEYTVK, encoded by the coding sequence ATGAATAAAACAAAGAAAATATTATTGTACATATCTTATATTATTGCCGCGCTTATTTTTTTTCTTTATATTCTCTTTCCTTCGGATACCGTTAAAACATATATTGAGCATCAACTGAGCGGTATTCATCCGGATGTGTCCATTTCCATCAATACCATAAGCCCGGCTTTTCCTCCGGGCGTCCGACTGAACAATGTAAGCTTTTACTATATTCGCAGTTTGCTGTTGGATGCTGAAACGATAAAAATAGTACCGGGATTTTTGTCGCTTTTGAGCTCAAAAAAAGCTTTTTCATTTAAAGGCGTTGCCGGTGACGGCATAATCAAAGGAAGGGGAAATATTGGTGACAATGCCGGACATATTAAAATTGATGCGGACCTGACAGGAATTCAGCTAAAAGATATACCTGCCGTACAAATTCCGGCCGGCAGCAACAAAGAAATATATAAAATTTCCGGAATACTTGACGGAAAGGTGACTTACAGTAATAATAAAGGTTCCGACAGGATCATGGAAGCAACGCTAGGCATATCAGACTGCAACATAAAATTTAATAAACCTGTCTTCAACCATGGAACCTTTACTTTCAACAAAATTGAAGCCGATTTAACCACCGTAAACAAAAGATTGCAGCTAAAAAGCTGCATCATTGAAGGACACCAAATAAACGCAAACATTTCCGGCTCTGCCGTTGTAAAAAAGAGCTTTGGCTCAAGTGTGCTAAACCTGAAAGGAAAGATTGAACTCAAACCTTTTTTTTTCGAAAGCATGAAAGAAAATCTTCTGGCGAGTCTATTCCCTGAAAAAATGTCGGGCAGCCGTTCCTTTTCTTTCAAGGTTGGCGGTACTATTGATCACCCTGAATATACTGTGAAATAA